From the Lolium rigidum isolate FL_2022 chromosome 2, APGP_CSIRO_Lrig_0.1, whole genome shotgun sequence genome, one window contains:
- the LOC124690483 gene encoding LOW QUALITY PROTEIN: histidine-rich protein PFHRP-II-like (The sequence of the model RefSeq protein was modified relative to this genomic sequence to represent the inferred CDS: deleted 1 base in 1 codon): MAILAGRHIKVSPQCPICKSGPEDIGHILFGCLRAKETWSELGLMDDIQHALLVDRSGSVVLEHILRSPNRDAPNLERVSLHELIAVGGWYIWWQRREAVKGERVSPPKNSTFAIKALTANFGASQGKAKEKEFKWVKPMKDKLKLNIDASYFADGSGAAGGVLRNEKGEVMAGYYCTLKQQSRSRSLDRITDRLSLYNHHSSTLSSSHCSRSPIEHHPDRQNGAPPAGPRAPRRLQRRAAAADAAASNSKRAASPQRAGSAQRTPGAGSNRATRREPSSRPHRAPGRQPASSSHRSSGASHASSGATGPGHAPSDASGPCHAPSRAAVPCHPSPRSHHAAGHPTTRSHNPAPGSPDPAPACSYHPASRAHHPAAITAHVATARHASSNGDTTSSHDAHHRPNHRPGDVPSLDALALPGQPQGALPRRRDVPDIVPHARASWHTGDRQQQRHHSARRRCRRVRCVGDRGPRRLPLSSS; this comes from the exons ATGGCTATTTTGGCTGGGAGGCATATAAAGGTATCTCCTCAATGTCCAATATGTAAGAGTGGCCCGGAGGATATTGGCCATATTCTGTTTGGATGCTTAAGAGCAAAAGAGACTTGGAGTGAATTGGGTTTGATGGATGACATACAACATGCACTTCTAGTTGATCGATCAGGTTCGGTTGTCCTCGAGCACATTCTTCGATCACCCAATAGAGATGCCCCTAACCTTGAGCGGGTGTCATTACATGAATTAATAGCGGTGGGAGGATGGTACATTTGGTGGCAAAGAAGAGAGGCAGTGAAGGGTGAGAGGGTCAGTCCTCCAAAGAACTCAACTTTTGCTATAAAGGCTCTCACTGCAAATTTTGGAGCGAGTCAGGGAAAGGCAAAGGAAAAGGAGTTCAAGTGGGTGAAACCAATGAAGGATAAACTCAAACTGAATATTGATGCATCTTACTTTGCGGATGGGTCGGGGGCTGCTGGCGGAGTTCTGAGAAATGAAAAAGGGGAGGTTATGGCGGGCTACTATTGTACTCTGAAGCAGCAGAG CCGCTCTCGGTCGCTCGATCGGATCACTGATCGCCTCTCGCTATATAACCATCACTCCTCCACTCTCTCTTCCTCCCACTGCTCGAGATCGCCGATCGAGCACCAC CCAGATCGACAAAATGGCGCTCCTCCCGCTGGTCCTCGCGCTCCTCGTCGTCTCCAGCGCCGCGCAGCAGCCGCCGATGCAGCCGCCTCAAACTCCAAGCGCGCCGCAAGCCCCCAACGCGCCGGCAGCGCCCAACGCACCCCCGGCGCCGGGAGCAACCGCGCCACCCGCCGGGAACCCTCCTCCCGCCCCCACCGCGCCCCCGGCCGGCAACCCGCCTCCAGCTCCCACCGCTCCTCAGgcgcctcccatgcctcctcagGCGCCACAGGCCCCGGCCATGCCCCCTCCGACGCCTCAGGCCCCTGTCATGCCCCCTCCCGCGCCGCAGTCCCCTGCCACCCCTCCCCCCGCTCCCACCACgccgccggccaccccaccacccGCTCCCACAACCCCGCCCCCGGCTCCCCCGACCCAGCCCCCGCCTGCTCCTACCACCCCGCCTCCCGCGCCCACCAccccgccgccatcaccgcccatGTCGCCACCgcccgccacgcctcctccaatGGCGACACCACCTCCAGCCATGACGCCCACCATCGCCCCAACCACCGCCCCGGCGACGTCCCCAGTCTCGACGCCCTCGCTCTCCCCGGTCAGCCCCAAGGCGCCCTCCCCCGCCGGCGAGACGTCCCCGACATCGTCCCCCACGCTCGCGCCAGCTGGCACACCGGTGACCGACAGCAGCAGCGCCACCACAGTGCGCGCCGCCGGTGTCGCCGCGTTCGTTGCGTTGGCGACCGCGGGCCTCGCCGCCTTCCTCTGAGCAGTAGCTAG